Proteins co-encoded in one Medicago truncatula cultivar Jemalong A17 chromosome 8, MtrunA17r5.0-ANR, whole genome shotgun sequence genomic window:
- the LOC25501395 gene encoding uncharacterized protein, with translation MVSVDNKSISDFEKEIFNKFRDFMTGITKIDELGTAGSKLLSGFQQALEFIRKPAIDKNSKLVNSIIKANETERLKAYINFECKNRKDVVRNATNLGSCKQGLLHLIREVKVVLDELDDIKANVTNVSQRMHGKLSALSDPDIDVKLNELRIDNNVDKNAACSHSGSTDVSATNSKEKTDYTSLAFLMVGIYEMVQEDYLMQERIVFALDLNMSTEELENYCQMWSLHPFINDEITHQAWKYIR, from the exons ATGGTAAGCGTGGACAACAAGTCAATTTCTGACTTTGAGAAAGAAATTTTCAACAAATTCAGGGATTTCATGACAGG GATTACAAAGATTGATGAATTGGGAACTGCTGGAAGTAAGCTGCTGTCTGGCTTTCAACAAGCATTAG AGTTTATTCGCAAGCCTGCTATAGACAAAAATTCCAAATTAGTCAACAGCATCATTAAAGCTAATGAAACTGAAAGACTTAAAGCCTATATCAACTTTGAATGTAAGAATCGCAAAGATGTTGTCCGGAATGCAACCAATT TGGGCTCGTGTAAACAAGGACTTCTTCACCTAATAAGAGAAG TGAAGGTAGTACTTGATGAACTTGATGATATAAAGGCCAATGTAACAAATGTTTCACAAAGAATGCATGGAAAGTTATCAGCCCTTTCAGATCCTGATATTGATGTTAAATTGAATGAGCTACGAATCGATAATAATGTG GACAAAAATGCTGCTTGCAGTCATTCTGGAAGTACTGATGTCTCAGCTACAAATAGTAAGGAAAAAACTGATTATACAAGTTTAGCTTTCCTTATGGTTGGCATATACGAAATGGTCCAAGAAGATTATTTGATGCAG GAAAGGATTGTCTTTGCTTTAGATTTGAACATGTCAACGGAAGAACTGGAAAACTACTGCCAAATGTGGTCTTTGCATCCcttcataaatgatgaaatcaCGCATCAGGCTTGGAAATACATTCGCTGA
- the LOC11444796 gene encoding tRNA-dihydrouridine(20) synthase [NAD(P)+]-like, translating to MDYRNKKILAPMVRVGTLPLRLLAAEYGADITYGEEIVDHKIIKCERRINEHLGSTDFVEKGTESVVFRTCDQEKNRVVFQIGTSNAVRALTAAQLVCNDVAAVDINMGCPKAFSLSGGMGAALLSKPELISDILTTLRRNLSLPVTCKIRLLKSPHDTVELARRIEKTGVDAIAVHGRYVLDRPRDPAKWNGIADVVSALSIPVIANGDVFEYDDFQRIKSATGASSVMAARGALWNPSIFSPEGEVSYEVTQKEYIRKCILWDNDIRSTKHTLRDMKSHYSSLEVPEWRAVVKSETTAEIAELYGEQEYYRLIKSDSYRV from the exons ATGGATTACCGTAACAAAAAGATTCTTGCTCCTATGGTTCGCGTT ggCACTCTTCCACTTAGATTACTAGCTGCTGAATATGGTGCAGATATCACTTACGGTGAAGAAATTGTTGAccataaaatcatcaaatgcGAACGCCGAATCAACG AACATCTTGGATCCACTGATTTTGTGGAGAAAGGGACAGAAAGTGTTGTGTTTAGAACCTGTgatcaagaaaaaaatagagttgTGTTTCAAATAGGAACATCTAATGCTGTGAGGGCTCTAACTGCTGCTCAGTTAGT GTGTAATGATGTTGCTGCAGTAGATATTAACATGGGATGCCCCAAAGCATTTTCTTTGAGTGGTGGGATGGGTGCTGCTCTGTTGTCCAAACCAGAGCTAATTAGTGAT ATCTTAACAACATTACGGAGGAATTTGAGCCTACCTGTAACATGTAAGATTCGACTTCTAAAATCACCGCATGATACAGTGGAGCTAGCCAGGCGAATTGAGAAAACTGGTGTTGATGCAATTGCAGTCCATGGAAG ATATGTCTTAGATAGGCCCAGAGATCCGGCAAAGTGGAATGGGATTGCTGATGTTGTGTCAGCACTATCTATTCCAGTTATAGCAAATGGTGATGTGTTTGAGTATGACGATTTCCAACGCATTAAATCTGCTACAG GTGCTTCGTCGGTGATGGCTGCAAGAGGGGCACTTTGGAATCCTTCAATATTTTCACCTGAAGGCGAAGTTTCTTATGAGGTTACACAAAAAGAATATATTAGGAAg TGCATCTTGTGGGATAATGATATTAGAAGCACCAAGCATACATTAAGGGATATGAAGTCACATTATTCCTCTCTTGAAGTCCCTGAATGGAGGGCCGTGGTCAAATCCGAGACCACAGCAGAGATAGC GGAACTCTACGGGGAGCAAGAATACTACCGATTAATAAAATCAGATTCCTACAGAGTATAG
- the LOC25501396 gene encoding phosphoenolpyruvate carboxykinase (ATP) 1, protein MPASDNVAMENETHDNNVNKQLSDDEGSVQTVKASTIDELHSLQKKKNTTPSGSQADLSTLPDDNPQKQQLQSISASLASFARETGPKVVKGDPASRLETQRVAHVPHQRITPTIAVSDSSLKFTHVLYNLSPAELYEQAIKYEKGSFITSTGALATLSGAKTGRCPRDKRVVKDDLTENELWWGKGSPNIEMDEHSFMVNRERAVDYLNSLDKVFVNDQFLNWDPENRIKVRIVSARAYHSLFMHNMCIRPTPKELENFGTPDFTIYNAGRFPCNRYTHYMTSSTSVDLNLSRKEMVILGTQYAGEMKKGLFSVMHYLMPKRQILSLHSGSNMGKDGDVALFFGLSGTGKTTLSTDHNRYLIGDDEHCWSENGVSNIEGGCYAKCIDLSREKEPDIWNAIKFGTVVENVVFDEHFRVVDYTDKSVTENTRAAYPIEYIPNAKLPCVGPHPKNVILLACDAFGVLPPVSKLSLSQTMYHFISGYTALVAGTEEGIKEPQATFSACFGAAFIMLHPTKYAAMLAEKMQNHGATGWLVNTGWSGGSYGSGNRIKLGYTRKIIDAIHSGSLLNVQYKKTEIFGLEIPTEVEGVPSEILDPQNTWSDKNAYFETLLKLAGLFKKNFETFTNYTIGGDNKLTEDILAAGPIF, encoded by the exons ATGCCAGCAAGTGACAACGTTGCAATGGAAAATGAGACACATGATAATAATGTGAACAAACAGCTTTCTGATGATGAAGGAAGTGTTCAAACAGTAAAGGCTAGCACCATTGATGAGCTTCACTCActgcagaagaagaaaaataccaCTCCCTCCGGATCTCAGGCCGACTTATCTACTCTTCCCGATGACAATCCTCAAAAACAACAACTCCAATCTATCAG TGCATCTCTAGCATCATTTGCAAGAGAAActggaccaaaagtagtgaagGGAGATCCAGCTAGCAGGTTGGAAACACAAAGGGTTGCTCATGTTCCTCATCAACGTATCACACCCACCATTGCTGTTAGTGACAGTTCCCTCAAGTTTACTCATGTTCTCTACAATCTCTCTCCTGCAG AACTTTATGAGCAAGCGATAAAGTATGAGAAAGGATCGTTCATAACTTCAACCGGAGCATTGGCTACACTTTCGGGGGCCAAGACCGGACGGTGTCCAAGAGATAAGCGTGTCGTCAAGGATGATCTCACTGAGAATGAGCTTTGGTGGGGAAA GGGTTCCCCTAACATCGAGATGGACGAGCACAGTTTCATGGTGAATAGGGAAAGAGCTGTTGATTACTTGAACTCTTTGGACAAG GTTTTTGTGAATGATCAATTCTTGAACTGGGATCCAGAGAACAGAATCAAAGTCAGGATTGTCTCTGCCAGAGCTTATCATTCACTCTTTATGCATAACAT GTGCATTCGACCTACTCCTAAAGAGCTTGAGAATTTTGGCACACCAGATTTCACTATTTATAATGCAGGAAGGTTTCCATGTAATCGTTATACACATTACATGACATCTTCAACCAGTGTTGATCTTAATCTTTCAAGGAAGGAAATGGTCATTCTTGGAACACAATATGCTGGTGAAATGAAGAAGGGTCTTTTTAGTGTCATGCATTATCTCATGCCTAAGCGTCAAATCCTTTCCTTACACTCTGGCAGCAATATGGGCAAAGATGGTGATGTTGCTCTCTTCTTTGGACTCTCAG GTACCGGAAAAACTACTCTTTCAACGGATCATAATAGGTACTTGATTGGAGATGATGAGCACTGCTGGAGCGAAAATGGTGTCTCAAACATTGAAGGTGGTTGCTATGCAAAGTGCATTGATCTCTCTAGGGAGAAAGAGCCTGATATCTGGAATGCAATCAAGTTTGGTACAG TTGTGGAGAATGTTGTTTTTGATGAGCATTTTCGAGTTGTTGATTATACAGACAAATCAGTTACTG AAAATACTCGTGCAGCTTATCCAATTGAGTACATTCCTAACGCAAAGTTACCATGTGTTGGTCCTCACCCAAAGAATGTCATACTTTTGGCATGTGATGCATTTGGTGTGCTTCCACCTGTTAGTAAGCTAAGCTTGTCACAGACAATGTATCATTTCATCAGTGGATATACAGCTTTG GTGGCTGGCACAGAAGAGGGTATAAAGGAGCCACAAGCAACATTTTCGGCTTGTTTTGGAGCAGCATTCATAATGCTACATCCTACAAAGTATGCAGCCATGCTTGCTGAAAAAATGCAAAATCATGGTGCTACTGGATGGCTTGTTAACACTGGTTGGTCTGGTGGAAG CTATGGTAGCGGAAATCGCATTAAACTTGGCTATACAAGAAAAATTATTGATGCTATTCATTCAGGAAGCCTCTTGAATGTTCAGTACAAGAAGACTGAGATTTTCGGGCTTGAGATCCCTACTGAAGTGGAAGGAGTCCCCTCAGAAATTCTTGACCCCCAGAACACG TGGTCAGACAAGAACGCATACTTTGAGACACTATTGAAGTTGGCTGGATTATTCAAGAAGAACTTTGAAACCTTCACTAACTATACGATTGGAGGTGACAACAAATTGACAGAAGATATTCTTGCAGCTGGTCCAATCTTTTGA